The Grus americana isolate bGruAme1 chromosome 39, bGruAme1.mat, whole genome shotgun sequence nucleotide sequence AAGAAGTTTTGCCACCTCTGTATCTCTCTGCAAGTTCAGAGCGCAGGAGACCAACTAGTCTGTGATGCTCCTGCCCAGGCGCCACAAACCGTTGACTGGCACCGCTGGAACACGATGACTTCGCCAAACACAGGATTgaccctgcagcccaggagaggaTCCTGCCCGCCCAACCTGTCCCCTTGatgttcctctccacccaatCCAGGCCACCAGTGGCCTCAAGTCTAAGCCGGTATTTGGGACCTGCATCGCTGCCGTCCCAGCACTTCAAGAATGCTCTGATGGTTCAACGCAATGAACAATCGCACTTGTGACTGGTAGTCAGCATAACGAACGTCATTTCACGAGGCAAAGGGCCACGCTCTGTGACTCAGCTGGTTGTGTATTGGACCCCTTTCCCCTCATCATCAGGCCCTCAAGGTCCTGCGCGACAGGCAGACctcttctccccctctactTATAAAACCGTGCTACGCTGATGCTGCTTATAGAAATCCTCTGCTGCTCTGATCGTGAAATGCTATGCTGCTTATAAAATTctggtgaaaaaataaataaagctttaattGTAACTGTGACGTAGCGCCGTCATCATTCTGCCCAGAATCCCCAGAAGAACCTGTCTGCCTCTGTAACGTCGGGGGGTGGAATAAATCGGCGACGGCTGCAGGATCCTTGGGTCAGAGCGATGACCGATTCCTCCGATAACCAAACGAGAATTAGAAAAAAGCTGTCCGAGCCCCCAGACCGTGGCCTGGCCCTTATGACTCTTCTCCACATCCCAAAGGAGAAGCACCTTTGCTCACAGCAGAGTTGGGAGCTGGTTGGTCTACGCCGCCTGCGACGAGTTATTCCTGTACCTTTCTGCCTGGTTTTTGCCtcagaaaattttcaaatagGAGATGCCTTTCAACCGGCTCAGAAAGGGGCCAGGAGGTGCTTCAGCTGCAGCCCCTGTAGGACACCGCAAAAATCATCTTCAAGAATCATCACTGCTGCATTTTTCCTCCAACCCTACTGCCCAAGTTTGCCAGGAAAACCAACTTCTTCACTGcaacaaggaagaagaaagagtgGAAACTCCTCTTCTTCACAAAACCATGACCCTGTTGATGGCCATCAGTGGCAATGTCTACCATTCCCTggtctcctcctctctcttgcACCAGAGGTCACACTGGCGAAGAGATAACATGAATAACATGAGCCTGTATCTGAGCAGCAACGGAGATGTTCTGCTCCAGGGCAATTTGTTTCCCCTCACATCTCTACATGCCCATTTCATACGCTCATTTCTCCTGATGACGCTGCAAGCCTTGCTTAcgtttcttcctccttcttcaccttcctgtattttttttcatcttctgatcACCAGAAACCTTTTGCTTCTGTCTTCAGCTCTTTCTTTTCGGTTGTGCTGTCACCACCCTCTGCACAGGGATGTTCTCTCTTCCTGGAGCTTTGGTTTTCGTTTGCCTGGCAAGAGCCCACAAACTCAGAGTCAACTGGTGCATGTCGGTCAAGGGACTATTTCCCAGGTTGCCCATGACCTGCTGATCCACAGACCAGACGCTCTGTGGTCGCTCCAGCCACTTTCCACTTCAGACAGGGGATGGCGAAGCCTTTGGCTTCTGTGAGAATCCTTCAGAGACCTGTGGCTGTCGGTTGGCCTCAAATTTCTCCAGGTCCTTAGCTCAGTGCCAGAACTCTTTCTCTCCACCATCTCCTGTCACATGGGATCACTAGCAACCAGTGGAGGAGGCTCTGCCAGAAAGGCTCTTCTTCTGCTCtggcttttctctcttctgcaagGCAGATCTTCTCCTGAGCTTCGACCATCACCACGGTTTGTTCTTTCCCTGTGGAAGGGTGGTAAAGTCTTCTGCTGCCCTGCGCCAGCTGATGGCCACTGTGCTTCTGTTCTTCCCCGCTGCGAGCGCACCTCTGCTTGGGAGACTGACGGGCTGGCTGGCTTCCGTTcagcttctcctgctcctcagTGTCAGGGCGTGCTctcttcctgctgcagcactCGCGGGAAGTTCTTGGAGAGTTGGgtcttcttctcttttctctcctcttctcttctcttctcttctcttctcttctcttctcttctcttctcttctcttctcttctcttctcttctcttctcttctctcttctcttctcttctctcttctcttctcttctcttctcttctcttctcttctctcttctcttctcttctcttctctcttctcttctcttctcttttcttctttgtcctcttctcctcttctcctcttctcttctcttctcctcttctttctactcttctcttctcttctcttctcttctcctcttctttctcctcttctcttctcttctcttctcttctcttctctcttctcttctcttctcttctcttctcttttctctcctctcctcttctcctcttctcctcttctcctctcttctcttttctcttctcttctcttctctctcttctcttctcttctcttctcttctcttctcttctcttctcttctcttctcttctcttctcttctcttctcttctcttctctcctcttctcctcttctcctcttctcctcttctcctcttctcctcttctctccttcctcttctcttccctcctcttctcttccctcttcttccctcttcttcccttcccttcccttcccttcccttcccttcccttcccttcccttcccttccctttccctctcctctcctctcctctcctctcctctcctctcctctcctctcctctcctctcctctcctctctcctggaCATGTTTTCTTCAGGTTCTTGATTTCTTACCCCACCATGCCTCCAGATAATGGGCTGTACTGTGCTTTTTCCAGCTTCGTCATCAAAATTCTCTCTCTGCCTTGGGCTTTAGCGTCTTCTCCATGGGTCAAATCAGGGTGCGTGGAGAAACACCAGTGATCTTAGTCTAGACTTGTTCGGGCAACCTCCTCTTAGCTTCAAGCCCATCCTGTCATTTCCTAGGAGCCATGGACAAATGCCTACGGACAGGTTAAAAAAAGCCGCTTTATAAAAATTGCGCGAGACTTCGATACACGGGTGTTAATCGTTGATGACAAAAGTTCACGTTTAAAGGGGGAACTAAGACGCCGATGAGGAAAAAACTGAGCGTGACAGGGTGTCCCATGGCACTTGTGGAAACGCGTCTGTTTTCTCTAGAATACGGCATGTTTTATGccacaatcaaaaaaaaaaaaaatagatgcatTAAGAACGAGGGTGATGCGATAGCCTCGCCTGAGTGAGAGGGTTCGTTAAGCTGCAACATATAAGTCTAAAATAAGTCTAAGTCTGCAGGtttttgttagattttttttttttaaacttacgtttctgaagaacaaaaaaaatgccatcACAAAGCAGTTTGCTTCCGCAAGGCAGCTTTCCAATGTAAAGGCCAAACTTGCATCTTCACAGCCCAGTTCCATCAATTCCCTACGGCCAGTTTGACGTAAACTGGATTAAAACCCATCCGAAATTgggtaaaataaatgtttcactTGAAAACATATAGTCAAGAAGTcaacttagaatcatagaatgatttgggttggaaaggaacctttaaaggtcatctcgTCCAACCACCCCCCTGCAATCTTAGAGAATCCCAGACTGctttaggttggaagggacctcaaagatcatctagttccaacccccctgccatgggcagggacaccctccaccagcccaggttgcccaaagccccatccaacctggccttgaacactgccagggatggggcatctacagcttctctgagcaacctcttccagtgtctcaccaccctcatcgtgaagaatttcttcatcaGATCTCATCTCAATCTCCCTCTTTTAggttaaacccattaccccttgtcctatcactacactccctgatggggtccctctccagctttcctggagtcccttcagggactggaaggggctctacggtctccccgcagccttctcttctccaggctgaaccagcccaactctctcagcctgaggtctccatagcagaggtgctccagccctcggatcatctccgtggcctcctctggactcgctccaacagctccatgtccttcttgtgctggggacccccgagctggacgcagtactgcagggggggtctccccagagcagaggggcagaatcccctccctcgacctgctggtcacgctgctggacacgcagcccaggacacgggtggctttctgggctgccagcacacaTTGAAGGCTCatgagcttctcgtcccccaacacccccaagtccttctcctcggggctgctctccatcctttctccacccagcctgtagttgtgcttgggattgacctgacccacgtgcaggaccttgaccttggccttgttgaacttcacgtgGTTCAcacggtcccacctctccagcctgtccaggtccctctggatggcatcccttccctccagcgcatcaaccacaccacacaccTCGGCATCATCAGCAAAATTGCTGAAGGTCCACTCGATCTTCaaccagaccaggttgctcagagccccgtccaacctgaccatGAATGATTCCAGGGTGGTTCTGAGTGGCCACCACGAGCCCAACCATTGCCACCAGCCCGGCCGGCCAGGAGAGAGGACACTCATGAGGAGAAGACATTCTTGGGGTGCTTCAGCCACTCCAGGAACGTTGAGGGGGGTCTCCAGGGATGGTCTCCACTCTCAGGTAGGATTGTGGATGATGCGGTCTGTACTGGGATGGGTCTGGGGGATCCAGTTTATACTGGGATGTAACCCAGTCCATACTGGGATGGGTCTGGGGGATCCAGTTTGTACTGGGATGTAACCCGGTCCGTACTGGGATGGGTCTGGGGGATCCAGTTTGTACTGGGATGTAACCCGGTCCATACTGGGATGGGTCTGGGGGATCCAGTTTGTACTGGGATGTAACCCAGTCCATACTGGGACGGGTCTGGGGGATCCAGTTTATACTGGGATGCAACCCGGTCCATACTGGGATGGGTCTGGGGGATCCAGGTTGTACTGGGATGTAACCCGGTCCATACTGGGATGGGTCTGGGGGATCCAGTTTGTACTGGGATGTAACCCGGTCCGTACTGGGACGGGTCTGGGGGATCCAGTTTATACTGGGATGTAACCCGGTCCGTACTGGGATGGGTCTGGGGGATCCAGGTTGTACTGGGATGTAACCCGGTCCATACTGGGATGGGTCTGGGGGATCCAGTTTGTACTGGGATGTAACCCGGTCCGTACTGGGATGGGTCTGGGGGATCCAGGTTGTACTGGGATGTAACCCGGTCCATACTGGGATGGGTCTGGGGGATCCAGTTTGTACTGGGATGTAACCAAGTCCATACTGGGACGGGTCTGGGGGATCCAGTTTATACTGGGATGTAACCCGTTCCATACTGGGATGGGTCTGGGGGATCCAGGTTGTACTGGGATGTAACCCGGTCTGTACTGGGACGGGTCTGGGGGATCCAGTTTGTACTGGGATGTAACCCGGTCCgtactgggaggggacagagcttTTACTGGGACAGGGCCCAGTCTGTACTGGGAGGGGTGAAAGGCATCCAGTTTGTACTGGGAAAAAGCTCAATCTGTACTGGGACAGGGTAAAGGGATCCAGTTTGTACTGGTTATGGTGACCAGTCTGTACTGGGAGGGGCTGAAAGGGATCCAGCTCATACTGGGACAAGCTTTAGTCTGTACTGGGAGGCATAAGGTGTTCCAGTTTGTACTGGGAGGGGGGCCAGACTATACTGGGAGAGGATAAGGGGACTGGGTTTGTACTGGGATCATGCCCAGTCAGTACTGGGACGGGTCTGGGGGATCCAGTTTGTACTGGGAGGTAACCCAGTCCGTACTGGGACGGGTCTGGGGGATCCAGTTTGTACTGGGACAGGGGACAAGTCTGTACTGGGAGGAGTTAAAGGAATCCAGTTTATAATGGGAGGATTCCCAATCCATACTGGGAGGTGGCCAGAGGATCCATTTTCTAATGGGACGGGCTCCAGTCTGTACTGGGATGGCTCAGGGCTTCCAGTTTGTACTGGGAGGGGTCCCAATCCATACTGGTTGGTGATGTCACGGCGTCCCCGGCGCTGtcatccctccccccccccaagcaggAGGCCGCGACGTCCCCAAAGTCCTTTAATGTGGGTCCAGCCGCTGCGCCCGGGGGGGTGGGACGGGGACAccgtggggacccccccggcctGGGGACACCCTCGGGGGGTGACACCCCTGGGGACGGTGACACCCCTGGGGATGGTGACAcccctggggacaccctggggatGGTGACACCCCCTTGGGGACAGTCACACCCCACCCTATGGATGGTGACACCCCTGGGGATGGTGACACCCCTGGGGACGGTGACACCCCTGGGGACACCCTCGGGGGGTGACACCCCTGGGGATGGTGACACCCCTGGGGACACCCTGATGGATGGTGGCATCTCCTGGGGATGGTGACACCCACTGAGGATGGTGACACCCCTGGGGATGGTGAcacccctggggacaccccaatGGATGGTGACACCCCCTGGGGACGGTGACACCCACTGAGGATGGTGACACCCCTGGGGATGGTGACACCCACTGAGGATGGTGACACCCTTGGGGATGGTGACACCTGCTTGGGACACCCCCATGGATGGGGACACCCCTTGGGATGGTGACACCCCACCCTATGGATGGTGACACCCACTGAGGATGGTGACACCCCTGGGGATGGTGACACCCCCTTGGGGACAGTCACATCTCACCCTATGGATGGTGACACCCGTGGAGACAGTGACACCCACTGAGGATGGTGACAACCATGGGGATGGTGACACCCCTGGGGACAGTGACACCTGCTGGGGACACCCCGATGGATGGTGACATCTCCTGGGGACGGTGACACCCACTGAGGATGGTGACAACCATGGGGATGGTGACACCCACTGAGGATGGTGACACCCCTGGGGATGGTGACACCCCTGGGGACAGTGACACCTGCTGGGGACACCCCGATGGATGGTGACATCTCCTGGGGACGGTGACACCCACTGAGGATGGTGACACCCCACCCTGGGGACGGTGACAGACCCCGGCTCCAGCCGTGGGTGGTCCCAGGGCCGGGGTGGGGGCTGTGACTCCttgggggcacccatgggtgcggGTTGGGGACACCACAGCCAGCGAGAGACACAGGGACCTCGGGGTGCCCCATAGGGACCTCAGGGTGCCCCATAGGGACCCCAGGACCCATCGGGGTGACCCATAGGGACCTCAGGGTGCCCCACAGGGACCTCGGGGTGACCCACAGGGACCCCAGGACCCACCAGGGTGCCCCATAGGGACCTCAGGGTGCCCCATAGGGACCCCAGGACCCACCAGGGTGCCCCATAGGGATCTCGGGGTGCCCCACAGGGACTCCAGAACCCCCCAGGGTGACCCATAGGGACCCCAGGATGCCCCATAGGACCCCAGGACTCCCCAGGGTGCCCCATAGAGACCTCAGGGTCCCCACAgggaccccagggtgccccctACGGACCTTGGAGTGCCCCACAgggaccccagggtgccccatAGGACCTCAGGATCCACCAGGGTGCCCCATAGAGACCTCGGGGTGACCCATAGGGACCCCAGGACCCACCGGGGTGACCCATAGGGACTTCAGGGTGCCCCATAGGGACTCCAGAACCCCCCAGGGTGACCCATAGGGACCCCAGGACTCTCCAGGGTGCCCCACAGGGACCTCAGGGTCCCCACAgggaccccagggtgccccatAGAGACCTTGGGGTGCCCCACAGGGATGCAGgacaccccagggtgccccatAGAGACCTCAGGGTGACCCATAGggaccccaggaccccccccagggtgccccatAAGGACCTTGGAGTGCCCCATAGGACCCCAGGACCCGCCAGGGTGCCCCATAGAGACTTCAGGGTGACCCATAGGGACCTCAGGGTGCCCCACAGGACCCCCCAGGGTGCCCCACAGGGACCTCAGGGTGCCCCATAGGACCCCAAGACCCCCTAGGGTGCCCCATAGATcccccagcccccaccccctcccacccctccagggtgctggtggtgggtgggggtgggggtgtcggGGTCCATCCGGGGGCTCaggggggctggcgggggggaggaggaggaggaggggagcggAAGAGGCGCCAAGCCCCCCGGCAGATGAGGGCGAACCAGTAGAGTTGGGGGGCCAggagagcggcggcggcggcgttGTAGACGGGGGGCAGGGCACCCGGCACCTGCAGCAGCGACAAGCCCCGCTGACGCCCGTAGGCCCAGTAGAGGTAGGGGAAGAGGAGGACgcggcagaggaggaaggtCACCAGCAAGGCCACCCCGTTGAGCTTGTGGAGAACCGTGTGTTGGCGTTTGTACTgcaagggaggaggggagaagagaaggtgaaggGGAACCCAGGGATGcgggaggttggggggggggattggggggagATGGGGTTGAGGGACCCATGGTCAGGTTAGATGTTCTCCTGGGGAGCAGGTGGTTGGGAACCCATGGGCATCTGACGTCTGTATGGGGACCCCCAGGGGTTGAGGGACCCATGGATACCTCAGATGTTCTCCTGGAGATACCAGGGGTTGGGGACCCACAGCCATCCCATATCTACCCAGGGGTTGAGGGACCCAGAGGTTGGAGGACCCATGGCCACCCTACATCTACCCAGGGGTTGAAGGACCCACAGACTGGGGGACCCATGGCCACCCTACATCTAcccaggggctggggacccATGGCCACCCCATATCTACCAGGGGTTGAGGGACCCAGGGGTTGGAGGACCCATGGCCACCCTACATCTACCCTGGGATATAGGGACCCAGGGGTTGAGAAACCCATGGTCAACCAAGATgtgctcctggggagcagggcgcTGAGGACTGACAGACTCCCCATGTCTGTATGGGGATCCCAGGGCTTGAGAGACCCATGGCCACCCCACATCTACCCAGAGGTTGAGGGACCCATGGCCACCCGACGTCTGTATGGGGACACCAGGGGTTGAGGGACCCATGGCCATCCCACATCTACCCAGGAGTTGAGGAACCCATGGCCATCCCATGTCTGTATGGGGACCCCAGGGATTTGGAGGACCCATGGCCACCCAAGATGTCCTCCCGGAGACGCAGGGGTTGGTGGCCTGGGAGGTTGGGACCCCCTGGTCACCCCCCGCCCTTGGGGGGGACCCATGCATCCAGACTCACCAGGATGAGGACCTTGCCGAGGCAGACAAAGGGGGTGCTTAGCTCGGCCATCAGGAGACACCCCAAGAAGAAGTCACCCTTCCCCTGGCGCCACAGCTGGGGGGACACATGGGGACATTGTGGGGGCACAAGGGGACGGGGTGACATGAGGACACACAGGTCACACAAGGGCACAGGTGGTTGGAGGACAAGGGAACAGGCGTGCCCAACTTGGGCTGtccccttctccctgtcccccaGGTGTCCTGAAGGGGATCTTCTCCCCATTCCCACTCCCCATGGCCATGGGGAAGCCATCAAGCACCAAGGTGGTGTGCTAGACTTCCATGAGCACGTCTGTGCCAAGTTgatgtccccccaccccatgtccccaaatgtctccatgtccccatccccagagTCATGCAGAAATCAGCAAGGACCATAGTGGCATGGTGGACCTCCATAACCATGTCCATCCCAAGGTGACATCCCTCCATCCTACATCCCTGAGCAAACCCCATGTCCCCAACCCTTTCCCATGTCACTGAGGTGTCCCCAAGGCCCCCGCGTCCCCATCGCCACTCATGGTGACCATGGAGAAGCAGACAAGCACCACGGTGGCCTGGTGGACCTCCATGAGAATGTCCATCCCAAGGTGATGTCCCTCTATCCCATGTCCCCGAGCCAACCCCCTGTCCCCAACCCATCCCAATGGCATCCCCAACCATCCCACGTCCCCATCTCCACTCCCCGTGGCCATGGGGAAACCAGTAAACACCATGAAGGTGTAGTGGACCTCTATGAGCACGTCCATCCCGAAATGATGTCCTTCCATCCCAGATCCCCAAATCACCCCAACCCATtgtccccaagtgtccccatGTCTCCATTTCCACCCTCGCAGCCACAGGGAAGTCAACAAGCACCACAGGGTTACAGTGGACCTCCATGAGCACGTCCATCCCAAGGTGACGTCCCTCCATCCCACATCCCCGAGCCAACCCCACGTCCCCAACATATCCCCGCGTCCCTGAGGTGTCCCCAACCCTCCCGCGTCCCCCTCCCCACTCACGGCGGCCACGGGGAAGCAGACGAGCACCATAGCGGCGTGGTGGAGCACCATCAGCATGTCCTTGCGTAGGTAGGCGCCGGCGGCCGCCCTCAAGGATGGAGGAGGTGCCACCTCGTGTCCCTTCACCCGTCCCCGGTGCCAGTGACAGAGGAACATGGCGTAGACGTCGTAGATGAAGTAGGGGACGGCGAATTGGGGGTACGTGCCCGCCAGCCAGTGCCTGGAGGGGGGTGACATCAGGGGATCCAGGTGTCCAGGGGGACCTCGGGGACCCAATTTGGGGGTCCCAGGAGTTTGGGGACCCCTAGGAGACCCCAATGTGGGGGACCCAG carries:
- the TLCD3B gene encoding ceramide synthase; this translates as MAPPGSALAAGLLFFPGLFLLGRAALRRLRCPEPHAAILAARLVSSVQAVMASTAGYIISSSCHHVIDDQHWLAGTYPQFAVPYFIYDVYAMFLCHWHRGRVKGHEVAPPPSLRAAAGAYLRKDMLMVLHHAAMVLVCFPVAALWRQGKGDFFLGCLLMAELSTPFVCLGKVLILYKRQHTVLHKLNGVALLVTFLLCRVLLFPYLYWAYGRQRGLSLLQVPGALPPVYNAAAAALLAPQLYWFALICRGAWRLFRSPPPPPPPRQPP